Proteins from one Nitrospirota bacterium genomic window:
- a CDS encoding response regulator, with product MKKTVLVIDNDTASSSLISKTLEPEGYLVFSASSGDASITMAKKVTPLLIFLNLATPGTGLEICKSIRNIPALKDTPIVLLTIRESKFDPRYKSLYGIVDFLKKPFTSDDIASKVNSIIAPLAMPEEKEVPPFEPEEPVVSTTWDLPQVEEPQEEAFEDFRVKEPIIKKDMFEETEKEPSAMPEEEKLIIEKPTPPQKPKTEPVKPIKEPDEFFPSETEETAEVFTPISEPVLGKKESTKKKKRLKVSSKSRNIRVPAIAVLVVAVLGFAVYWYLQRKPQVDIGRRPAEVLSTADTASKPLKKPHITIEPEVILADIEAPQIELKGQVPKKPAYYVQFGAFSSEKNANALVLDLKAKAEETFPCLGPKGKG from the coding sequence ATGAAAAAAACGGTTCTCGTCATAGACAATGATACAGCGTCTTCATCGCTAATCTCAAAAACTTTAGAGCCGGAAGGCTATCTTGTGTTTTCCGCATCGAGCGGAGATGCCTCGATTACAATGGCAAAAAAAGTCACTCCCCTGCTGATATTCCTAAACCTTGCAACCCCAGGCACAGGGCTTGAGATATGCAAGTCTATTCGTAATATTCCTGCCTTAAAGGATACTCCAATTGTGCTTTTGACCATAAGGGAAAGTAAATTCGACCCAAGATACAAAAGTCTTTATGGCATTGTCGATTTTCTAAAAAAACCTTTCACTTCGGATGATATTGCCTCAAAGGTCAACTCGATTATTGCTCCTTTAGCCATGCCTGAAGAAAAAGAGGTTCCTCCTTTTGAGCCTGAAGAGCCTGTAGTGTCAACTACATGGGATTTACCACAGGTGGAAGAGCCACAAGAAGAAGCCTTCGAGGACTTCAGGGTCAAAGAACCCATCATAAAAAAAGATATGTTCGAGGAGACCGAAAAAGAGCCATCTGCAATGCCTGAGGAAGAAAAGCTGATTATAGAAAAACCCACTCCTCCACAAAAGCCCAAAACAGAGCCTGTTAAGCCCATTAAAGAGCCTGATGAGTTTTTTCCATCCGAGACCGAGGAAACAGCAGAGGTCTTCACGCCTATATCCGAACCAGTCTTGGGAAAAAAGGAGAGTACTAAAAAGAAAAAAAGACTGAAAGTCTCTTCTAAGAGTCGTAATATCAGAGTGCCTGCGATAGCAGTGCTCGTTGTTGCGGTTTTAGGTTTTGCGGTTTATTGGTATCTCCAAAGAAAACCCCAGGTTGACATAGGTAGAAGACCTGCTGAAGTGCTGAGTACTGCTGATACTGCATCAAAGCCTTTGAAAAAACCCCATATTACAATCGAGCCCGAGGTTATACTGGCAGATATAGAGGCACCTCAGATAGAACTTAAAGGGCAAGTTCCTAAAAAACCAGCTTATTATGTTCAGTTTGGTGCGTTTTCAAGCGAGAAAAACGCAAATGCCCTTGTCTTGGACCTAAAGGCAAAGGCTGAGGAGACATTCCCTTGTCTTGGACCTAAAGGCAAAGGCTGA
- a CDS encoding rod shape-determining protein — protein MKQKEETGNNILYVGIDLGTSRSSVSASNGKREWVQSYVGWPRDFISAKVVGKSILFGSDALENRLSLELYRPLERGVIKEGIERNEEAVRELIGHLIQIAKPSKEQKIYAIVGVPADTLKVNKLAIRKAVSGYVSSLMVVTEPFAVAYGLDLLNNAMIIDIGAGTVDLCIMHGAMPTEEDQKTLFTAGDYIDEQLFSYLSEKYPGSKFNVNMVRQYKEKHSFVGNATSIVQVELPVEGKPIMHDITNELKRACESILPPIIETVSLMVARFDPEFQAKIKNNIIIAGGGSQIRSINQSLEVSLKGIFGECKVICVEDPMYAGSNGALKLAMDMPTKYWEQL, from the coding sequence ATGAAGCAAAAAGAGGAAACAGGCAATAACATCCTGTATGTTGGAATAGACCTTGGCACATCGAGAAGCTCTGTCTCGGCAAGCAATGGCAAGAGGGAATGGGTTCAGAGCTATGTCGGATGGCCAAGGGACTTTATATCGGCAAAGGTTGTAGGAAAGAGCATACTTTTTGGCTCCGATGCCCTTGAAAACAGGCTATCTCTCGAGCTTTACAGGCCTCTTGAGCGGGGCGTCATAAAGGAGGGCATCGAGAGAAACGAAGAGGCTGTTAGAGAGCTAATCGGACATCTTATACAGATTGCAAAGCCCTCGAAAGAGCAAAAGATTTATGCAATAGTTGGAGTGCCTGCTGACACACTTAAGGTCAACAAGCTTGCCATCAGAAAAGCGGTTTCAGGCTATGTGAGCTCCCTGATGGTCGTTACAGAGCCCTTTGCAGTTGCTTATGGGTTAGACCTTCTCAATAACGCAATGATAATAGACATTGGAGCAGGAACAGTGGACCTCTGCATTATGCATGGCGCCATGCCAACAGAGGAAGACCAAAAGACCCTGTTTACTGCAGGCGACTATATCGACGAACAGCTTTTCAGCTATCTTTCCGAGAAATACCCCGGCTCAAAGTTCAATGTAAACATGGTTAGACAATACAAAGAAAAACACTCCTTCGTAGGCAATGCGACCAGCATTGTTCAGGTTGAATTGCCAGTCGAGGGAAAGCCTATTATGCATGACATAACAAACGAGCTAAAGAGAGCCTGCGAGAGCATTCTTCCGCCTATTATAGAGACGGTCTCTCTTATGGTTGCAAGGTTTGACCCTGAGTTTCAGGCAAAGATAAAGAACAACATTATCATTGCAGGAGGCGGAAGTCAGATTCGGAGCATTAACCAGTCTTTAGAGGTATCTCTTAAAGGTATATTTGGCGAGTGTAAGGTAATATGTGTTGAAGACCCTATGTATGCAGGCTCAAACGGAGCACTAAAACTTGCAATGGATATGCCAACGAAATATTGGGAGCAACTTTAA
- a CDS encoding N-acetylmuramoyl-L-alanine amidase, producing MLFTRLRKGRHTILKAVYEDNLRIVGKNPTVSWKMPIFLRGHFLFLYIMILVVIGNADFLNSTFYFSNETQTISVSPIKNSEPHSSAEERVIPSEYLSMLEKKEIPVKQMFGLGVKTIVIDPGHGGSDPGTRGGLGIMEKDIALDIALKLKARLELHGDFNILLTRNRDETIPLTKRIEIANSNMADLFISIHVNYLPSKPINMIETYYFGPSADDETLQLAAKENADSHYRLSEFKEVIEKIGDTLKQEESRKFASFIQDSLYFNIRGQGSRVFNYGIKRAPFMVLLGIEMPGVLTEVSCLSNKQEELKLHTDNYRNDIARYLEYGILNYMKKGETTYEAKRGNRQ from the coding sequence ATGCTTTTTACAAGACTGAGAAAAGGCAGGCACACAATCCTCAAGGCAGTATATGAGGATAACCTAAGGATTGTCGGAAAAAACCCGACTGTATCATGGAAAATGCCCATTTTCCTGAGAGGGCACTTCCTATTCCTCTATATCATGATATTAGTGGTTATAGGCAATGCGGATTTTCTGAATTCGACTTTTTACTTTTCCAATGAAACTCAAACAATCAGTGTTTCTCCTATAAAAAACAGTGAACCTCATTCCTCAGCAGAAGAAAGAGTCATTCCGTCTGAGTATCTTTCCATGCTTGAGAAAAAGGAGATACCTGTAAAGCAGATGTTTGGTCTTGGCGTAAAGACGATTGTCATAGACCCCGGACATGGCGGCTCTGACCCGGGCACAAGAGGCGGTCTCGGAATTATGGAAAAGGACATTGCCTTAGACATAGCCTTAAAGCTTAAAGCAAGGCTTGAGCTTCATGGAGACTTCAATATCCTTCTTACAAGAAACAGAGACGAGACGATTCCCCTTACAAAAAGGATAGAGATTGCAAACTCCAATATGGCTGACCTTTTCATCTCTATACATGTCAATTATCTGCCTTCAAAACCTATAAACATGATTGAAACCTACTATTTTGGCCCCTCGGCAGATGACGAAACTCTTCAGCTTGCCGCAAAGGAAAATGCAGACTCCCATTACAGGCTAAGCGAGTTCAAGGAGGTCATTGAAAAGATAGGTGATACATTGAAGCAGGAGGAGTCCAGAAAATTTGCATCTTTCATTCAGGACAGTCTTTATTTTAATATCAGAGGTCAGGGTAGTAGGGTCTTTAATTATGGCATAAAGAGGGCGCCCTTTATGGTGCTCCTTGGCATAGAGATGCCAGGAGTGCTAACAGAGGTCTCATGCCTTAGCAACAAGCAGGAGGAGCTGAAACTGCATACAGACAATTACAGAAACGACATAGCCAGATACCTTGAATATGGAATACTAAATTATATGAAAAAAGGAGAAACAACATATGAAGCAAAAAGAGGAAACAGGCAATAA
- the miaB gene encoding tRNA (N6-isopentenyl adenosine(37)-C2)-methylthiotransferase MiaB, producing the protein MKKFSITTFGCQMNVHDSEKIAGLLCKQGMSQTEDKKDADLIVFNTCSIRQKAEQKFLSELGKTKSLKRGMPTLKIAVTGCIAQQMGEKLFKKAPYVDYVLGTQNIHLISDLIKGNTCKSALNDNPFISEQKLPTLRKEKFRAWVSIMYGCNNFCSYCVVPYTRGRETCRSTENILKEIKELVGEGVKEVTLLGQNVNSYSSDTDFPGLLEKINAIPGLERLRFVTSHPKDLSDKLITSMESLDKVCEHIHLPLQSGSTRILSLMNRGYSYEEYKIKVDKLRQAIPDIAITSDIIAGFPHETDKDHEDTINALREIEFDGIFAFKFSLRPGTKASLMERHIPEHIKAERLSEILKLQDEITLMKNKELEGRAVDVLIEGISKTNPALQTGRTRGNKIVNFSVIDKERKFLLKEGSLTQVKIIRARRHSLEGDGVLKGST; encoded by the coding sequence ATGAAGAAGTTTTCCATAACCACATTTGGCTGTCAGATGAATGTGCATGATTCAGAAAAAATCGCAGGGCTTCTCTGCAAACAGGGAATGAGCCAGACCGAAGACAAAAAAGATGCAGACCTCATAGTATTTAACACCTGTTCCATAAGGCAAAAGGCTGAGCAGAAATTCCTAAGCGAGCTTGGAAAAACTAAATCCCTTAAAAGAGGAATGCCTACCCTTAAGATTGCAGTTACAGGCTGTATAGCCCAGCAAATGGGTGAGAAACTATTCAAAAAGGCACCGTATGTGGATTATGTGCTTGGCACTCAGAATATTCATCTAATCAGTGACCTCATAAAGGGAAATACCTGTAAATCCGCACTCAATGACAATCCATTTATTTCAGAGCAGAAACTACCTACTCTTAGAAAGGAAAAATTCAGGGCATGGGTCTCCATAATGTATGGCTGTAATAATTTCTGTAGTTACTGCGTAGTCCCATATACAAGGGGCAGGGAGACTTGTAGAAGCACTGAAAACATACTTAAAGAGATAAAAGAGCTTGTAGGGGAAGGCGTGAAAGAGGTAACCCTTCTTGGACAGAATGTAAACTCATATAGCTCTGATACGGATTTCCCCGGACTTCTCGAGAAAATAAATGCAATCCCCGGGCTTGAGAGGCTCAGGTTTGTTACATCACATCCAAAGGACCTCTCGGATAAGCTTATAACTTCGATGGAAAGCCTCGATAAGGTCTGCGAGCACATACATTTACCCTTACAATCAGGCTCAACAAGAATCCTTAGCCTTATGAACAGGGGATATTCATATGAGGAGTATAAGATAAAGGTGGATAAGCTAAGGCAGGCTATTCCTGATATAGCAATAACATCCGATATAATTGCAGGGTTTCCTCATGAGACAGACAAAGACCATGAAGATACGATTAATGCTCTTAGAGAAATCGAATTCGACGGGATATTTGCCTTTAAGTTCTCTCTAAGGCCTGGCACAAAAGCCTCTTTAATGGAAAGACATATCCCTGAGCACATAAAGGCAGAAAGGCTTTCCGAGATACTTAAACTTCAGGATGAAATCACGCTTATGAAAAATAAAGAGCTTGAGGGTAGGGCGGTAGATGTTCTCATAGAAGGCATTAGCAAAACGAATCCAGCCTTGCAAACAGGAAGGACGAGGGGAAATAAGATAGTGAACTTTAGTGTTATAGATAAAGAAAGAAAATTTCTTCTTAAAGAGGGGTCATTGACCCAAGTTAAGATAATAAGGGCGAGGAGGCATTCACTTGAGGGGGATGGAGTCCTTAAAGGTTCAACCTGA
- a CDS encoding type II toxin-antitoxin system HicA family toxin: MGQKQPRVTADEIIRVLKSLGFEKVDQSGSHQKWRHPLSGRQTIVSYHSGEIIRPKTFRRILEGAGLSIEDFIRIRLNL; this comes from the coding sequence ATGGGACAAAAACAGCCCCGTGTAACCGCCGATGAAATAATAAGGGTTTTAAAGTCCCTTGGATTTGAAAAAGTAGACCAGTCCGGAAGTCATCAGAAATGGAGACATCCCCTTTCGGGAAGACAGACGATAGTTTCTTATCATTCAGGAGAAATCATAAGGCCCAAGACATTCAGAAGAATCCTCGAAGGCGCGGGGTTAAGCATAGAGGACTTTATAAGAATCAGGTTGAACCTTTAA
- a CDS encoding type II toxin-antitoxin system HicB family antitoxin, with translation MNIRVVIEPDEDVFVAYCPELPGCVTYGKTEEEARKNIMEALELYLRPTKEGLSKDAKVFEVAV, from the coding sequence ATGAATATCAGAGTGGTAATTGAACCCGATGAGGATGTATTTGTTGCATACTGTCCCGAACTGCCCGGCTGTGTGACATATGGAAAGACTGAAGAAGAAGCCCGCAAAAACATCATGGAAGCCCTCGAGCTCTACTTGAGGCCCACAAAGGAAGGACTCTCAAAGGATGCAAAGGTTTTTGAGGTCGCTGTCTGA